A genomic window from Parasteatoda tepidariorum isolate YZ-2023 chromosome 10, CAS_Ptep_4.0, whole genome shotgun sequence includes:
- the LOC107453888 gene encoding zinc finger protein 888-like: MELVTLSHPIPCRQVSYRSPCSNYCKIFTKKLSFFRHYLVHSKKVFTPFNMLNIQSTQADSLKEHSIVSTVKKPYSCSACEKTFAWKHGLLKHYLIHTGEKPYTCNICDKSFNDKCKLKRHSLVHTGEKPYRCSVCDRFFATKNNLNVHLILHTGEKPYSCSVCSISFAHKSNLKSHYLTHTGEKPYLCDVCNKSFTHRSKLNKHSRIHTGEKPFACSVCDKSFKDKCKLNRHSLVHTGEKPYRCSVCDRFFANKNNLNVHLILHTGEKSYSCNVCNKSFAQKSNLKEHYLTHTGEKPYLCSVCNKSFTNRFKLNKHSRIHTGEKPFACSVCDKSFDERSKLNRHSFVHTGEKPYRCSVCDKSFASKSNLNTHLTIHTGEKRYSCSICDKLFSQKTNLKDHYFTHTGEKPFLCTVCNKSFANRSILNRHCIVHTGEKTYSGKIHEKI, encoded by the coding sequence ATGGAGCTTGTCACACTCTCGCATCCTATCCCTTGCCGTCAAGTCAGCTATCGTAGTCCGTgttcaaattactgtaaaatattcacaaagaaattgagtttttttagaCACTATCTTGTTCattctaaaaaagtatttactcCATTCAATATGCTTAACATACAATCTACTCAAGCAGATAGTTTAAAGGAACACTCTATTGTTTCTACTGTAAAGAAACCTTATTCATGTAGTGCATGTGAAAAAACTTTCGCATGGAAACACGGCTTACTTAAACACTATCTTATTCATACTGGAGAAAAACCTTACACATGCAATATATGTGATAAATCttttaatgacaaatgtaaattaaaaagacattctcttgttcatactggtgagaaaccttatagATGTAGTGTGTGTGATAGATTTTTtgcaactaaaaataatttaaatgtacatCTCATTCTACATACTGGAGAGAAACCTTATTCATGTAGTGTATGTAGTATATCATTTGCacataaatctaatttaaaatcgcACTATTTAACTCATACTGGAGAGAAACCTTATTTGTGCGATGTGTGTAATAAATCTTTTACACATagatctaaattaaataaacattcacGTATTCATACTGGAGAAAAACCTTTCGCATGCAGTGTGTGTGATAAATCTTTTAAGgacaaatgtaaattaaatagacattctcttgttcatactggtgagaaaccttatagATGCAGTGTGTGTGAtagattttttgcaaataaaaataatttaaatgtccATCTCATTCTACATACTGGAGAGAAATCTTATTCATGCAATGTATGTAATAAATCATTTGCacagaaatctaatttaaaagaacactATTTAACTCATACTGGAGAGAAACCTTATTTGTGCAGTGTGTGTAATAAATCTTTtacaaatagatttaaattaaataaacattcacGTATTCATACTGGAGAAAAACCTTTTGCATGCAGTGTGTGTGATAAATCTTTTGATGAAAGATCTAAATTAAATAGACATTCTtttgttcatactggtgagaaaccttatagATGCAGTGTGTGTGATAAATCTTTTGCgagtaaaagtaatttgaatacGCACCTCACTATTCATACTGGGGAAAAACGTTATTCATGTAGTATatgtgataaattattttctcagaaGACTAATTTGAAAGATCACTATTTTACTCATACTGGAGAGAAACCTTTCTTGTGCACTGTGTGCAATAAATCCTTTGCAAATAGATCAATATTAAATAGGCATTGTATTGTTCATACTGGAGAGAAAACTTATTCaggaaaaattcatgaaaaaatataa